A region of Planctomicrobium piriforme DNA encodes the following proteins:
- a CDS encoding 1-deoxy-D-xylulose-5-phosphate reductoisomerase: MATDASKRIALLGATGSIGTSCQDVVRAQPGRMVFDTLTAHSRWRELAQACDEFRPRFAVLTGVRRQDVAANAFPSEVTVLYGDEAVAERAAADETDVVVSAIVGAAGLRGTWAAVEAGKTVALANKETMVVAGPLVTRLAARTGSKLIPVDSEHSAIFQALQCGHEREVARLILTASGGPFRTRPKEHLAQVTAADALDHPTWDMGPKITIDSATMMNKALEVIEARWLFGFPADQIEVVVHPQSIVHSMVEFVDGSVLAQLSPPDMRLPVQYALTWPERTAGVSPRLDLSQAFALSFEPPDLDRFPALNLGFEVARQGGTAGAVLNAANEVAVSRFLRGELSFLEIARLSRSILAAHDFEAEPTLDVVLRQDRWAREEAENWTSLMSHSQPCVSPIP, from the coding sequence ATGGCGACCGACGCTTCAAAACGCATTGCTCTGCTCGGCGCCACCGGTTCCATCGGAACGAGTTGCCAGGACGTGGTGCGGGCACAGCCAGGCCGCATGGTCTTCGACACGCTGACCGCCCATTCGCGCTGGCGGGAACTCGCTCAAGCCTGCGATGAGTTTCGTCCCCGTTTTGCCGTACTGACTGGCGTGCGACGGCAGGATGTGGCGGCGAATGCCTTTCCGTCAGAAGTGACCGTACTCTACGGCGACGAGGCCGTCGCCGAACGGGCCGCTGCGGACGAAACCGATGTGGTTGTCTCGGCCATCGTGGGCGCCGCCGGGTTACGAGGGACATGGGCTGCCGTCGAAGCTGGAAAAACCGTCGCTCTGGCGAACAAAGAAACAATGGTCGTCGCGGGACCGCTGGTCACCCGACTGGCGGCTCGGACCGGTTCGAAACTCATTCCGGTCGACAGCGAGCATTCCGCGATCTTTCAGGCCCTGCAATGCGGGCACGAACGGGAAGTTGCCCGGCTGATTCTGACGGCCAGCGGCGGGCCGTTTCGCACTCGCCCAAAAGAGCACCTGGCCCAGGTGACGGCCGCAGATGCTTTGGATCACCCGACTTGGGACATGGGCCCGAAGATCACCATTGACTCAGCCACCATGATGAACAAGGCCCTCGAAGTGATCGAGGCCCGCTGGCTGTTCGGATTCCCCGCCGACCAGATCGAGGTCGTTGTGCATCCGCAGTCGATCGTGCATTCGATGGTGGAGTTTGTAGACGGGTCGGTGCTGGCCCAGTTGTCGCCGCCGGATATGCGACTGCCTGTGCAGTACGCGTTGACCTGGCCGGAGCGGACAGCAGGCGTCAGCCCGCGACTCGATTTGAGTCAGGCTTTTGCGTTGAGTTTTGAGCCGCCGGATCTCGACCGGTTTCCGGCGCTCAATCTGGGTTTTGAAGTAGCTCGTCAGGGGGGGACCGCGGGAGCGGTTCTCAACGCTGCTAACGAAGTAGCGGTATCACGGTTTCTCCGTGGCGAACTCTCATTTTTAGAAATTGCGCGACTGAGTCGCTCGATTCTGGCTGCCCACGATTTTGAAGCGGAGCCGACGCTGGACGTCGTGCTGCGACAGGATCGCTGGGCCCGCGAGGAGGCGGAAAATTGGACTTCGTTAATGTCACACTCTCAGCCCTGCGTATCCCCGATCCCTTGA
- the rseP gene encoding RIP metalloprotease RseP, which produces MDFVNVTLSALRIPDPLTVLFVAIGLGLVIFFHELGHFLVAKWCGVYVERFSIGFGAPILSWKWGETEYALGWLPFGGYVKMLGQDDMDPAQMTDDHVAENPRSYTAKNVPQRMAIISAGVIMNIITGTLFFVLVFTWGIMKVDRVAGYVQVGMPAWRNGIRSGDTITSINGGAVDDFDDITRRTTLSRGPIHITGHHEDGQTFDMTLTPEISGIRKIIGIGPAHSLTVIEPTDQAGITPTVPGTAAATADIKFGDKITAVSGQTVKDAQELLSVLNKKAGDAVDFEITRLDSDQKPKTLSVTVPAEPFVELGVKMGMGKIVAMRKDSIAEKAGLKAGDRIAKVNGQDVGVDLDPFRLTETFSKNAGQPVTVTVRRETEGEPETLELTMVPEDRGAWSEPPIAEFSPISIPSIGVAYHLVPTVLSVTEGSPAAEKVNPRDTIISMKLIPEPGAPKDSLGDQPQSILIGEKNWAYAFWMLQEYGRTRSVQLTVKPATADPEHTVDITPAPSKDWYLPTTRGIRFSVLETLRKADSIPQAAAMGVRYTINSVEDIYLTLRGLFTRDISPKGLSGPIGIAKLAYTFASVGLTHFVLFLGIISINLAVINFLPIPVLDGGHMVFLLWEGLSRKKPSEAVVATATYCGLAFVLGLFVFVIYLDIFVSKI; this is translated from the coding sequence TTGGACTTCGTTAATGTCACACTCTCAGCCCTGCGTATCCCCGATCCCTTGACGGTTCTGTTCGTCGCGATCGGGCTGGGGCTGGTGATCTTTTTCCACGAGCTGGGCCACTTCCTGGTTGCGAAGTGGTGCGGCGTGTATGTGGAACGTTTCAGTATCGGCTTCGGCGCGCCCATTCTCAGTTGGAAATGGGGCGAAACCGAGTACGCGCTCGGCTGGCTGCCCTTTGGCGGCTATGTGAAGATGCTGGGCCAGGACGACATGGACCCCGCCCAGATGACCGACGACCACGTCGCCGAGAATCCCCGTTCGTATACGGCCAAAAACGTGCCGCAACGGATGGCGATCATCTCCGCCGGCGTCATCATGAACATCATCACCGGCACCCTGTTCTTCGTGCTGGTCTTCACCTGGGGGATCATGAAGGTCGACCGCGTGGCCGGCTATGTCCAGGTGGGCATGCCTGCCTGGCGTAACGGCATCCGCTCAGGCGACACGATCACGTCGATCAACGGCGGAGCGGTGGACGATTTCGACGACATCACTCGTCGTACCACGCTCTCGCGCGGGCCAATTCACATCACCGGTCATCACGAAGACGGCCAGACCTTCGACATGACGCTGACTCCCGAGATTTCGGGAATCCGCAAGATCATCGGCATCGGCCCGGCGCATAGCCTCACGGTGATCGAGCCAACCGATCAGGCGGGGATCACCCCCACCGTGCCGGGAACAGCAGCGGCCACGGCCGACATCAAGTTCGGCGACAAAATTACCGCCGTCAGCGGCCAAACGGTGAAAGACGCGCAAGAACTGCTCTCGGTACTGAACAAGAAGGCGGGCGATGCCGTCGACTTTGAGATCACGCGACTTGATAGCGATCAGAAGCCGAAGACCCTTTCCGTGACCGTACCGGCGGAACCGTTCGTCGAACTCGGCGTCAAAATGGGGATGGGTAAGATCGTCGCCATGCGGAAGGACTCGATCGCCGAAAAGGCCGGACTGAAGGCGGGTGACCGGATTGCGAAAGTCAACGGGCAGGATGTCGGCGTCGATCTGGACCCGTTCCGTTTGACCGAGACGTTCTCGAAAAACGCCGGCCAGCCGGTGACAGTGACCGTTCGACGGGAAACCGAAGGGGAACCGGAGACCCTGGAGCTGACGATGGTTCCGGAAGACCGCGGCGCCTGGTCAGAGCCGCCGATTGCCGAGTTCAGCCCCATTTCCATTCCTTCGATCGGCGTGGCCTATCACCTGGTGCCGACCGTGCTGTCGGTCACGGAGGGGAGCCCCGCGGCTGAGAAAGTCAATCCACGCGATACGATCATCAGCATGAAGTTGATTCCCGAGCCAGGCGCTCCCAAGGACTCCCTCGGAGATCAGCCGCAGAGCATCCTCATCGGTGAGAAGAACTGGGCCTACGCTTTCTGGATGCTGCAAGAATATGGCCGCACCAGAAGCGTTCAGTTGACCGTGAAACCGGCCACGGCCGATCCGGAACATACCGTCGACATCACCCCGGCTCCGTCCAAGGACTGGTATCTGCCGACGACTCGCGGCATTCGATTCTCGGTTCTCGAAACACTGCGAAAAGCCGACAGCATTCCACAGGCGGCTGCGATGGGCGTGCGGTACACGATCAATTCTGTGGAAGACATTTACCTCACGCTGCGAGGCCTGTTCACTCGGGATATTTCCCCCAAGGGCCTGAGCGGTCCCATCGGCATCGCCAAGCTCGCGTATACGTTTGCGAGCGTGGGCCTGACGCACTTCGTGTTGTTCCTGGGGATCATCAGCATCAACCTGGCGGTGATCAACTTCCTGCCGATCCCGGTGCTGGACGGCGGGCACATGGTCTTCCTGCTCTGGGAAGGTCTCTCCAGGAAGAAGCCGAGTGAAGCGGTCGTCGCGACTGCCACTTACTGCGGTTTGGCATTCGTGCTGGGGCTGTTCGTCTTTGTGATCTACCTTGACATTTTCGTCTCGAAGATCTGA
- a CDS encoding beta strand repeat-containing protein: MSHSRKALFAPAWQFIQILMQRGRCQRGGKWLQARFGRPSTMRRRLPSSTSGNLFAQSEVMELRLVLTDVSGTISSEVYWDATSTPYNLTGTVFIASGGTLHIADGVQVTGTNRTISVQPGGKLIIGEAQIDVSVFLGTNNGYQFNPLAELASDGATFSKTVTFSIQSGGSIQGGAMTGAFVMKSNVLPSASDIDFTAATAIQVAPAFVSQLSGCEFAPNTTIDIVNGKFDNLSAVTWDLANVTTYRLVQGFTIVNSDLTLAEGTSVSAESAGIGIILASGSLHADGVVFGAGLTTYAGSVVEIINSTVTSPYLDVRDQTDFTFVGNDLSAGTTLQMAPSSVPSLAGNSLNGRSLVGIGSGTISSDTTWNVPGVTEYRVALNAEVVVQSATLTLAPGVTCSGVESPSILYTSGKMTIQNEGNLVASSVAFRIGLYFLSGSSGSVVNSSFPAGLIDLAEGATPEITGTSFLLTNQVTIPVARFSDLSDNTFASNSRLNIRGSMTQDLTLRLQNVSTFYFGTSANAESATLSNATITVPSGTIVNGRLNIDAGGVLNSTGGTYNGQLYFLAGSSGMLQNGTVNGYLEVRKGTTAVIQQMSFTVKQIPVRADAEIVPILAGNVFVAGTSISVRGSIEQDTTWNLPNVVSYLGGTSDVVVISAAALTIAPNVTTTAAFTLNAGATLTASGLRLTGGNSFTLNEGATATLTGGSSDATIILNAGANPVFSGFDFSSIRSLQVDANLLPALQGNTFDSTDTIDLLGGTIETDLTLQLSGIRSFRLVGDLTVSEAQLTLPARVILSRSGAERLIIENGGTLAGTSFVVSAPVVVGQDSPGNLDVSDSYFRSSLLLGDQSQGSVSLSYFGNLLQISGSSSVQFSSNLLNLANVEMLSGLPEATFDLSNNWWGTSELGEIAARILDHTDDSLRPTAVITPVLVTPPIDSQIFEKNELETGSIGIVGAFELSGAASRTYSIVTGNLPSQISLNSSTGALTSTSSTAIIYLNQPQYFAIIRVSDASNSATFVDVAVTVNILNKVVNPIVTTTSSTTVYTENQASIIVDSGITLKDSDGPNFNGGVLTIQLTAPANAADQLLVRSSGNLQVSGNEVRYGGQLFATYSGPTIGSDMMTFQLNQFATPSIVQNLLRAISYANTSDNPVPGNRSVQFRLLDGDGGDSGTVTKTISVTAVNDAPTDLLLTSSSIAENLASGVSVGNLAGVDPDNATNFSFSLVEGSGSDDNASFAIDGSTLKTNGVFNYEGKNSYSIRVRVTDSDGLSFDKVFTISVLNVLDPPVINNFGPTVSYTENSAPVAINVGGTVVDDDSPDFAGGRMVVSLTANAQGTDVLAIRNDGVGPEQIGVSGSSVTYGGLVIGSFTGGKNKVGLTINFNANAVPAMMSNLLRAITFSSTSDNPGNLPRTVRVIINDGDGGQSEPVTKTINVIPLNDAPAVSGFDGSVDFIGPAAVLIDADAVVSDVDSTDFNGGKLVVSLIANGQGNDVLAIRNQGVGANQIGVDGSNVLFGGTLIGTFTGGANKVGLTVTLNASATPAAVQALLRNVTFINSAATRVTDTRTARVLVLDGDGGTSAAVTKSITVAPGNTPPAVGSFDGSVNYTPGSGATVIDGDATVTDSDSADFNGGKLTVTLTANGQGTDILGIQNIGSGVGEIGVSGNQVSYSGVVIGTFTGGTNKVGLTVTFNANATPAAVQALLRNITFRSSLANPVTLARTVRVLLTDGDGGTSPAVTKQLSVG; the protein is encoded by the coding sequence ATGTCTCACTCTCGCAAAGCGCTCTTCGCACCTGCCTGGCAGTTCATTCAGATTCTGATGCAGCGGGGCCGGTGCCAGCGCGGCGGGAAATGGCTTCAAGCTCGCTTCGGGCGCCCGTCGACGATGCGTCGCCGACTCCCTTCATCGACGAGCGGCAATCTGTTTGCCCAATCGGAAGTCATGGAACTGCGACTCGTGCTGACGGACGTTTCCGGCACGATCAGTTCCGAGGTTTATTGGGATGCCACGAGTACGCCATACAACCTGACAGGCACAGTTTTCATTGCCAGCGGGGGGACGCTGCACATTGCGGACGGCGTTCAGGTCACCGGAACAAACCGGACGATCTCTGTTCAGCCTGGCGGCAAATTGATCATTGGCGAAGCGCAGATTGACGTTTCTGTCTTTTTGGGCACCAACAACGGTTATCAATTCAATCCGCTGGCAGAACTGGCATCCGACGGGGCAACCTTCTCGAAGACCGTCACATTTTCAATTCAGAGCGGCGGCAGCATTCAGGGAGGCGCAATGACCGGCGCCTTCGTCATGAAGTCGAATGTGCTTCCCAGCGCGAGTGACATTGATTTCACCGCGGCGACAGCCATTCAGGTCGCACCGGCGTTTGTCTCTCAGCTTTCCGGGTGTGAATTCGCTCCGAATACCACGATCGACATCGTGAACGGCAAGTTCGATAACTTGTCGGCGGTGACATGGGATCTTGCCAACGTCACCACCTACCGTCTGGTGCAGGGCTTCACCATTGTCAATTCGGATCTCACACTCGCCGAAGGAACATCTGTCAGCGCTGAATCGGCCGGGATTGGCATCATTCTGGCCTCGGGATCTCTACACGCTGATGGAGTCGTCTTCGGGGCTGGCCTGACGACTTATGCTGGATCAGTTGTCGAGATCATCAACAGCACCGTCACTTCCCCGTATCTCGATGTGCGGGATCAGACGGATTTCACGTTTGTAGGCAATGATCTCAGCGCCGGTACAACACTGCAGATGGCCCCCTCCAGCGTCCCTTCGCTGGCCGGGAACTCGCTCAACGGCCGCTCCCTTGTTGGGATCGGCAGTGGAACGATCAGCAGCGATACCACCTGGAATGTGCCTGGAGTGACTGAATATCGAGTCGCCCTGAACGCCGAAGTTGTGGTGCAATCGGCGACTTTAACATTGGCGCCTGGGGTGACATGTTCGGGAGTAGAGAGCCCGTCAATTCTATATACCTCCGGTAAGATGACGATCCAGAACGAAGGCAATCTGGTCGCGTCCTCAGTCGCTTTTCGGATTGGGCTATATTTCCTCTCTGGTTCGAGCGGGTCGGTGGTGAACAGCTCATTTCCCGCAGGACTGATTGATCTTGCTGAAGGTGCGACGCCTGAAATCACCGGCACGAGCTTTCTGCTGACCAACCAGGTGACGATCCCGGTCGCCCGCTTTTCAGATTTGAGCGACAACACATTCGCGTCGAATTCGCGGCTGAATATTCGCGGCTCGATGACGCAAGATCTGACATTGAGGCTTCAGAACGTCAGCACGTTCTACTTCGGCACGTCGGCCAATGCTGAGTCCGCGACTCTGAGCAATGCGACAATCACAGTGCCGTCGGGAACAATCGTGAACGGCAGACTCAACATCGATGCTGGTGGAGTTCTGAATTCCACTGGTGGAACTTACAACGGGCAACTCTATTTTCTAGCCGGGTCGTCCGGAATGTTGCAGAATGGGACGGTCAACGGCTATCTGGAAGTACGGAAGGGCACGACTGCAGTCATTCAGCAGATGTCCTTTACGGTAAAACAGATCCCTGTTCGCGCCGACGCGGAAATCGTGCCGATACTTGCTGGAAATGTCTTTGTCGCTGGAACGTCCATATCGGTGAGAGGTTCAATTGAACAAGATACAACATGGAATCTCCCCAATGTTGTCTCTTATCTGGGAGGCACGTCTGATGTGGTTGTGATCAGTGCTGCCGCACTCACCATTGCACCTAATGTGACAACAACTGCAGCATTCACCTTGAATGCCGGAGCGACTCTGACTGCGAGTGGTCTTCGACTGACGGGTGGAAACTCATTCACGCTCAACGAGGGGGCGACCGCGACACTGACTGGAGGTAGTTCAGATGCCACGATCATTCTCAACGCTGGCGCAAATCCTGTTTTTTCGGGATTCGACTTTTCGTCCATCAGGTCACTACAAGTCGATGCAAATTTACTGCCTGCGCTTCAAGGCAACACATTCGATTCGACAGACACGATTGATCTCCTCGGAGGGACCATTGAAACAGATCTGACGCTGCAGCTCTCAGGGATCCGTTCTTTTCGCCTTGTCGGTGACCTGACCGTTTCGGAAGCGCAGTTGACGCTGCCCGCAAGGGTCATCTTGAGCCGTTCGGGTGCGGAACGTTTAATCATCGAGAACGGCGGAACACTGGCAGGGACGTCTTTCGTGGTGTCGGCTCCGGTTGTTGTTGGTCAGGACTCACCCGGCAATCTGGATGTCAGTGATAGCTACTTCCGCTCGTCGCTGCTTTTGGGAGATCAGAGCCAGGGCTCGGTCAGTCTCAGTTATTTCGGCAATCTCCTGCAGATCTCCGGTTCGTCGAGCGTTCAGTTTTCTTCGAATCTGCTGAACCTGGCGAATGTCGAAATGCTTTCCGGCTTGCCAGAAGCCACCTTTGATCTCAGTAATAACTGGTGGGGAACCTCCGAACTCGGCGAGATTGCGGCAAGAATTCTCGATCATACTGATGACTCGCTCAGGCCGACGGCAGTCATCACACCGGTCCTCGTAACTCCACCAATTGATTCCCAGATTTTTGAAAAGAATGAACTGGAAACGGGCTCAATTGGTATTGTGGGAGCCTTTGAGTTATCAGGAGCGGCTAGCCGGACGTATTCTATCGTCACCGGCAATTTGCCGAGTCAGATCAGTTTGAATTCCTCGACTGGTGCTCTCACTTCGACAAGCAGCACTGCAATTATTTATCTGAATCAGCCGCAATACTTCGCCATCATTCGAGTATCTGACGCCTCGAATTCCGCGACGTTTGTTGATGTGGCGGTGACGGTGAATATTCTCAACAAAGTTGTCAATCCGATTGTCACGACGACGTCATCGACGACAGTCTACACGGAGAATCAGGCGAGCATCATCGTTGATAGCGGCATCACCTTGAAAGACTCCGATGGTCCGAATTTCAATGGCGGAGTTCTAACCATTCAATTGACTGCGCCGGCCAATGCCGCCGATCAACTCCTTGTACGGAGTTCAGGAAATCTGCAAGTCAGCGGAAACGAAGTCCGCTACGGCGGTCAGCTCTTCGCAACTTATTCTGGCCCGACAATTGGTTCAGACATGATGACGTTTCAGTTAAACCAATTTGCAACTCCCAGCATTGTACAAAACTTATTACGGGCAATCTCCTACGCTAATACATCCGACAATCCTGTGCCGGGAAATCGTTCTGTTCAGTTCCGCTTGCTCGACGGCGATGGAGGTGACAGCGGCACGGTCACAAAGACAATCTCGGTAACCGCGGTGAATGACGCACCGACTGATCTCCTTCTCACATCGAGTAGTATCGCCGAGAATCTCGCATCGGGGGTTTCCGTTGGCAATCTGGCGGGGGTTGACCCTGACAATGCCACAAACTTCTCCTTTAGTCTCGTGGAAGGTTCGGGTTCTGACGACAACGCCAGCTTCGCAATCGATGGCAGCACTCTCAAAACGAATGGTGTTTTCAACTACGAAGGCAAGAACAGTTACTCCATCCGTGTCCGCGTCACCGACAGCGACGGGCTCAGTTTCGATAAGGTCTTCACGATCAGCGTGCTCAACGTCCTCGATCCGCCGGTGATCAATAACTTTGGGCCGACCGTCAGTTACACTGAGAATTCTGCCCCTGTCGCCATCAATGTCGGAGGAACGGTTGTCGACGATGACTCTCCTGACTTTGCCGGCGGACGGATGGTGGTCTCGCTGACCGCCAATGCTCAGGGGACGGATGTCCTCGCCATTCGCAACGACGGCGTCGGGCCCGAGCAGATTGGGGTGTCGGGCAGCAGCGTCACCTATGGCGGACTTGTGATCGGTTCCTTCACTGGCGGCAAGAACAAGGTCGGGCTGACGATCAACTTCAATGCCAACGCAGTGCCTGCGATGATGTCGAACCTGCTCCGGGCGATCACGTTCAGCAGCACGTCTGACAACCCAGGGAATTTGCCCCGCACGGTGAGAGTCATCATCAATGACGGCGACGGCGGGCAGAGCGAACCGGTTACGAAAACAATCAACGTCATCCCGTTGAATGATGCACCTGCCGTCAGCGGGTTTGACGGCAGCGTCGACTTCATTGGCCCGGCCGCGGTGCTGATCGATGCCGACGCCGTGGTCAGCGATGTCGATTCGACCGACTTCAATGGCGGCAAATTGGTTGTCTCGTTGATTGCGAATGGTCAGGGAAATGATGTCCTCGCGATTCGCAATCAGGGTGTCGGCGCCAATCAGATCGGGGTCGACGGCAGCAATGTGCTGTTCGGCGGTACGCTTATTGGCACGTTCACCGGGGGAGCGAACAAAGTTGGCCTGACGGTCACGCTCAATGCGAGTGCCACGCCGGCCGCAGTGCAGGCACTGTTGCGGAATGTCACGTTCATCAACTCGGCAGCGACGCGAGTGACAGACACCCGAACCGCTCGCGTCCTGGTCCTCGACGGCGACGGCGGCACGAGCGCCGCGGTCACCAAGTCGATCACTGTCGCCCCAGGCAATACGCCGCCGGCAGTGGGTAGTTTCGATGGCAGCGTCAATTACACGCCTGGCAGTGGTGCGACGGTCATCGACGGCGATGCCACGGTCACCGACAGCGACTCGGCTGATTTCAATGGCGGCAAGCTCACCGTCACGCTGACTGCCAACGGGCAGGGAACCGACATCCTCGGGATCCAGAATATCGGAAGTGGCGTCGGTGAAATCGGCGTCTCCGGGAATCAAGTTTCCTACAGCGGCGTTGTCATCGGCACGTTCACCGGCGGTACGAACAAAGTCGGGCTGACGGTGACTTTCAATGCGAACGCGACTCCGGCCGCGGTGCAGGCACTCCTGCGAAATATCACCTTCCGCAGCTCTCTCGCCAACCCGGTCACGCTGGCCAGAACCGTTCGTGTCCTGCTCACCGACGGCGACGGCGGCACCAGCCCGGCGGTGACGAAGCAGTTGAGTGTGGGTTAA
- a CDS encoding TlpA family protein disulfide reductase: MRPPLIIQILSLAFVMALGLTARADDGFSLPADPAQWINSGPISMESLKGKSAFLWFYEEGCPNCRRKWPDLVQLSQQYQGQPIVFIAVNSGNPRQAVEQYIRGVDVPWPVIVDPLREFEKACGVNEISLENIHQVMVIDPNGRLASGDWSDLPATVDSALNGAKWNLDPKEIAQPLLPAWQSIEFGDYASAATALKKALKSSKPDVKASATKLSDYVNADMQKRLEPAAGVDDAWLKYKTYKEVNERFAGYELPEEVTSGLKRLAVDPAVKGQIAAYRQFIQIKNSLQSNNPTIRNGALARLKTFAEANAETDAGKEAEALRQQIRN, encoded by the coding sequence ATGCGCCCTCCACTGATCATCCAAATTCTGTCATTGGCGTTCGTCATGGCACTCGGCCTCACTGCCCGAGCCGACGACGGGTTTTCGCTCCCAGCGGATCCCGCTCAATGGATCAACTCGGGGCCGATTTCCATGGAGTCCCTGAAGGGGAAGTCGGCGTTCTTGTGGTTCTACGAAGAGGGGTGCCCAAATTGTCGCAGGAAATGGCCCGATCTGGTGCAACTCTCTCAGCAGTATCAGGGCCAGCCGATCGTGTTTATCGCGGTCAATTCAGGCAATCCCAGGCAGGCAGTTGAGCAGTACATTCGGGGCGTCGATGTCCCTTGGCCGGTGATTGTCGACCCGTTGCGTGAGTTCGAAAAGGCGTGCGGAGTCAATGAGATCAGCCTCGAAAACATTCATCAGGTCATGGTGATCGACCCCAACGGGCGGCTCGCATCCGGCGACTGGTCTGACCTGCCCGCCACCGTCGACAGCGCACTCAATGGGGCGAAATGGAATCTCGACCCGAAGGAAATCGCCCAGCCGCTGTTGCCGGCCTGGCAGTCGATTGAGTTTGGCGATTACGCGAGTGCCGCAACGGCTCTCAAAAAGGCCTTGAAGTCGAGCAAGCCGGACGTGAAGGCCTCGGCGACAAAACTCTCGGACTATGTGAACGCCGACATGCAGAAGCGGCTTGAACCCGCCGCCGGCGTGGACGACGCGTGGCTCAAATACAAGACCTATAAAGAAGTCAACGAACGCTTCGCAGGTTATGAACTGCCTGAAGAAGTCACCTCTGGATTAAAACGCCTGGCAGTCGATCCGGCGGTCAAAGGGCAGATCGCTGCCTACCGTCAGTTCATACAGATCAAGAATTCACTGCAGTCGAACAACCCCACAATCCGCAACGGCGCCCTGGCCCGACTCAAGACGTTTGCCGAAGCCAACGCTGAGACCGACGCCGGGAAAGAAGCCGAGGCCTTGCGACAGCAGATCAGAAACTAA
- a CDS encoding trans-sulfuration enzyme family protein — MHFETRCVHTGVNKDSAFNSCTTPIYPSSTFAWDNLQGHRGFDYTRSGNPTRAALEENLASLEGGISCRATSTGMSAVLTSMYLFQPGDHIIAGNDIYGGTYRLFANILTEQGYKFSFVNMRDLAQVRAAITPQTKGIWIETPSNPLLNIVDIAAVCEVAKSAGCITIADNTFLSPYLQRPFEHGVDVVVHSTTKYLNGHSDVVGGAVITRHQAHADRIAYMVNALGLACSPFDAWLVLRGVKTLGPRMEAHQRGAMAIARMLEKHPNVERVYFPGLESHPQHALAKKQQYGFGAMLSFDVKGGRPAVEKLLEKRKLFQLAESLGGVESLIEYPDTMSHASMTQEARRAGGISESTLRVSVGIESPDDLVAELKAALG; from the coding sequence ATGCATTTTGAGACTCGCTGCGTTCATACCGGCGTCAACAAAGACTCCGCGTTCAATAGCTGTACGACCCCCATCTATCCGTCGTCGACGTTTGCCTGGGACAACCTGCAGGGCCACCGCGGCTTCGACTACACCCGCAGCGGCAATCCGACGCGGGCGGCCTTAGAAGAGAACCTGGCTTCCCTCGAAGGGGGGATTTCCTGCCGCGCCACCAGCACCGGCATGTCGGCCGTGCTGACCTCGATGTATCTCTTCCAGCCAGGCGATCACATCATCGCCGGCAACGATATCTACGGCGGAACCTACCGTCTGTTCGCCAACATCCTCACCGAGCAGGGCTACAAGTTCAGCTTCGTGAACATGCGAGATCTCGCTCAAGTACGGGCGGCGATCACTCCCCAGACCAAGGGGATCTGGATCGAAACCCCCAGCAACCCGCTGTTGAACATCGTCGATATCGCGGCGGTCTGTGAAGTCGCGAAATCGGCAGGCTGCATCACCATCGCCGATAACACATTCCTTTCCCCTTACCTGCAACGGCCGTTTGAACATGGGGTCGACGTGGTCGTGCATTCGACCACCAAGTATCTCAACGGCCATTCCGATGTTGTCGGAGGCGCGGTCATCACACGGCATCAGGCTCACGCGGATCGCATCGCTTATATGGTGAACGCTCTGGGGCTCGCCTGTAGCCCGTTTGATGCGTGGCTGGTGCTGCGCGGAGTGAAGACGCTCGGCCCGCGGATGGAAGCCCACCAGCGCGGCGCGATGGCGATTGCCCGCATGCTGGAGAAACACCCCAACGTGGAACGGGTTTACTTCCCCGGTCTGGAATCCCATCCGCAGCATGCATTGGCGAAAAAGCAGCAATACGGCTTTGGTGCGATGCTGAGCTTCGACGTGAAGGGGGGCCGTCCTGCGGTCGAGAAACTGCTCGAAAAGCGAAAGTTGTTCCAGTTGGCGGAATCGCTCGGCGGCGTGGAATCGCTGATCGAGTATCCCGACACCATGAGCCACGCCAGCATGACACAGGAAGCCCGCCGGGCCGGTGGAATTTCAGAGAGCACGCTGCGAGTGTCGGTCGGGATCGAGAGTCCGGACGACCTGGTGGCTGAACTGAAAGCAGCTTTGGGTTAA